In Falco cherrug isolate bFalChe1 chromosome 5, bFalChe1.pri, whole genome shotgun sequence, one DNA window encodes the following:
- the SHISA8 gene encoding protein shisa-8, with product MAPRSRGRMEPSYVVGICCLVLLEPGRVWSGEPSTGGPGESGNGSQAPAAETAAPAPTGAAPPGGDRCRGYYDVMGQWDPPFNCNAGIYQYCCGTCGYRFCCQFKPGRLDQSGCSNYDTPNWVNTGQPPTRVDETPEDPTRDKTNMIVYIICGVVAIMVLVGIFTKLGLEKAQGPQTEMTVSRTLTDLLKQPGLGPSEHVDGLMGGMQVPLGEGLARGSPRNSTDKPPLNNAVAIAPPLGRPHGHGKSLPLGSSLGTPAPAYTAYTTLKAGESAPEDFYRRFGGPEVPPTSTLPFLPTEGPLLPESCPTAKAKGPKLPGGPAFPGGWEGAPPRGPRRPGLATLCPEGPPEAFGPSAPLYGQPPRHLATNSKTEVTV from the exons ATGGCCCCCCGGAGCCGCGGGCGGATGGAGCCGAGCTACGTCGTGGGTAtctgctgcctggtgctgctggaacCGGGCCGGGTGTGGAGCGGCGAGCCCAGCACCGGGGGGCCCGGTGAGAGCGGGAACGGCAGCCAGGCACCGGCGGCGGAGACCGCGGCTCCCGCGCCCACCGGGGCAGCACCGCCGGGCGGGGACCGCTGCCGCGGTTACTACGACGTGATGGGTCAGTGGGACCCGCCGTTCAACTGCAACGCCGGCATCTACCAGTACTGCTGCGGGACCTGCGGGTACCGCTTCTGCTGCCAGTTCAAGCCCGGGCGCCTGGACCAGAGCGGCTGCTCCAACTACGACACCCCCAACTGGGTCAACACGGGCCAGCCACCCACCCGGGTGGACGAGACCCCCGAGGACCCCACTCGTGACAAGACCAACATGATCGTCTACATCATCTGCGGCGTGGTGGCCATCATGGTGCTGGTGGGCATCTTCACCAAGCTGGGCCTGGAGAAGGCGCAGGGTCCCCAGACAGAGATGACCGTCTCCAG GACACTGACAGACCTGCTGAAGCAGCCGGGCCTTGGCCCCTCTGAGCATGTGGACGGTCTCATGGGGGGCATGCAGGTCCCACTGGGCGAGGGTCTGGCCCGAGGTTCCCCCAGGAACAGCACAG ACAAGCCGCCCTTGAACAACGCAGTGGCCATCGCCCCCCCGCTGGGGCGGCCCCACGGCCACGGCAAGAGCCTGcccctgggcagcagcctgggcacGCCAGCCCCTGCCTACACCGCCTACACCACCCTCAAGGCTGGAG AGAGCGCCCCCGAGGACTTCTACAGGCGGTTCGGGGGGCCAGAGgtgccccccaccagcaccctgcccttCTTGCCCACCGAGGGCCCGCTGCTGCCCGagagctgccccacagccaaGGCCAAGGGCCCCAAGCTGCCGGGGGGCCCGGCCTTCccggggggctgggagggggcccCCCCCCGTggcccccgccggcccggcctgGCCACCCTGTGCCCCGAGGGGCCGCCCGAGGCCTTCGGCCCCAGCGCCCCGCTGTAcgggcagcccccccggcaCCTCGCCACCAACAGCAAGACCGAAGTCACCGTCTGA